From the Lolium rigidum isolate FL_2022 chromosome 2, APGP_CSIRO_Lrig_0.1, whole genome shotgun sequence genome, one window contains:
- the LOC124691897 gene encoding desmethyl-deoxy-podophyllotoxin synthase-like codes for MEQQAYNLCLILALLLPLLLLKLLTKRGGGDGAVRLPPGPWRLPLIGSLHHLAGSPLAHRVMADLARRHDAPLMYLKLGEVPVVVATSPEAAREIMRTHDAVFATRPWSPTIKIYNADGQGIIFARYGALWRQLRKICILELLSPRRVQSFRGIREDEAGRLVEAVAAAPPGEPVNVSERIAVLLADSTVRALIGDRFKRREEFLQTIDEGVKLVAGFNLCDLFPSSWLARFVSGTARLAQENHRKCFELMEYAIKQHEEHRAATAANGAVENGEDLVDVLLRLRKEGGLEVPLTMGMIKAVILDLFSAGSETSATTLQWAMSELMRNPNVIRKAQAEIRDKLQGKPKIVEDDLANLKYLRLVIKETMRLHPAAPLILPREAMESCKILGYDIPKGTTVLVNAWAIARDLKHWEDPEEFKPERFESGTIDFKGTDFEYIPFGAGRRMCPGMSFAQASMEIVLAALLYHFDWELPDGVKPGELDMEEEMGLAVRRKNDLYLHAMVRVPHV; via the exons ATGGAGCAACAGGCGTACAACCTATGCCTCATCTtggccctcctcctccctctcctgctcctcaagctactcacgaagcgaggcggcggcgatggcgccgtCCGTCTGCCGCCCGGCCCCTGGCGGCTTCCGCTCATCGGCAGCCTGCACCACCTGGCCGGCAGCCCGCTCGCGCACCGCGTCATGGCCGACCTCGCGCGCCGGCACGACGCGCCGCTCATGTACCTCAAGCTCGGCGAGGTCCCCGTGGTGGTGGCCACGTCCCCGGAGGCCGCCCGCGAGATCATGCGCACGCACGACGCCGTCTTCGCGACGCGTCCCTGGAGCCCCACCATCAAGATCTATAACGCCGACGGGCAGGGCATCATATTCGCGCGCTACGGCGCGCtgtggcggcagctccggaaaatATGCATCCTCGAGCTCCTCAGCCCGCGCCGCGTGCAGTCGTTCCGCGGCATCCGGGAGGACGAGGCCGGCCGCCTCGTGGAAGCCGtcgcggccgcgccgcccggggaGCCTGTAAACGTGAGCGAGCGGATCGCCGTGCTCCTCGCCGACTCGACGgtgcgcgccctgatcggggacaGGTTTAAGAGGAGGGAGGAGTTCCTGCAGACCATCGATGAGGGGGTCAAGCTCGTCGCCGGGTTCAACCTCTGCGACCTGTTCCCGTCCTCGTGGCTCGCGAGGTTCGTCAGCGGCACGGCACGGCTGGCCCAGGAGAACCACCGCAAGTGCTTCGAGCTCATGGAGTACGCCATTAAGCAGCACGAGGAGCACAGGGCCGCCACCGCGGCGAACGGCGCCGTGGAGAACGGAGAAGACCTGGTGGACGTGCTCTTGCGGCTACGGAAGGAGGGTGGCCTCGAGGTGCCTCTTACCATGGGAATGATCAAAGCAGTTATACTT GACCTATTTAGTGCCGGGAGCGAGACATCGGCGACCACGCTCCAATGGGCCATGTCGGAGCTCATGAGGAACCCAAACGTCATAAGGAAAGCACAAGCCGAAATACGAGACAAACTCCAAGGGAAACCTAAGATAGTTGAGGATGACTTGGCCAATCTCAAATACCTCAGACTCGTCATCAAGGAGACAATGAGGCTGCACCCGGCCGCGCCATTGATTCTTCCGAGGGAGGCCATGGAGTCTTGCAAAATCCTCGGGTACGACATTCCCAAGGGCACCACGGTGTTGGTGAATGCTTGGGCGATCGCGAGAGATCTTAAGCACTGGGAAGACCCCGAGGAGTTCAAGCCAGAGAGGTTTGAGTCAGGTACGATCGACTTCAAAGGAACGGACTTCGAGTACATACCCTTTGGGGCAGGAAGGAGGATGTGCCCTGGAATGAGTTTTGCGCAGGCAAGCATGGAGATAGTGCTGGCTGCGCTTCTCTACCACTTCGACTGGGAGCTCCCAGACGGGGTGAAGCCAGGTGAGCTAGACATGGAAGAGGAGATGGGCCTCGCCGTCCGACGGAAGAACGACCTGTACCTGCATGCCATGGTCCGTGTGCCGCATGTTTGA